Part of the Prevotella communis genome is shown below.
AGTTGTTTGCGTATGGGCGCACAACCGTTTGGGTGCAGGCAAACGATGGAGAGCAGCCGTTTCTTCCCCTGCTACACCTAGGTTTTTCCCTGCGAGAACTAATACGGGCACTTGCTAGAACTAATATAAAACGCTACAAGTACTATACACAGAACGGTTACATGGTTACAGCTGTAACCATGTAACCATTTTGCTATTACGGATACTATTACACGCATGCAAGATATTGAATGTCAACATATTACTATGAATTTTACCATATCTTCATACTTTAGCGGTTACATGGTTACAGCTGTAACCATGTAACCAGATATGTAGAAAATGTAAATAATCGACAAAAAACTTGGAAGTTAGTGCTATTTTTCTACCAAGATTCTGGCATCTACAGCGATGATGTCGTCGCCATCAGCAAGGAGCGGATTGATGTCCATCTCCTTGATCTCCGTGGCAAAGCGCAGGAGCGTAGAGAGACGCACGATAATCTCGGCATACTTACGTTCGTTGATGCCTCGCTGTCCACGCGTACCTTTCAGTATCTTATAGCCACGCAGGGAACGAATCATGGAGTAAGCCTCCTCGTAAGACAACGGTGCCAAACCAGACGACACATCCTTCAACACCTCCACGAAGATACCACCCAGTCCGCAGAGCACAACATGTCCGAAGCGCGGCTCGTACTTCGCACCAATAAACAGTTCGGTACCACGAATCATCTTCTGCACCATCACCGCCGTAGCATCAGGAATCTGCATCATACGATCGAACTCAGCCGAGAGCACCTGTTGGGAGTGGATATTCAGCGTCACGCCCCCCACATCACTCTTATGCACAGGACCAACCACCTTTACCACTACAGGGTAGCCTACCCTCTCGGCAAAGGCCACTATCTCGTCCTTGTCAGCACTTACAAACTCAGGCACCGTGGGGATGCCGGCAGCAGCAAGGAGGTCGTGAACAATCGAAGGAGAGACCCACCCCTTTGCCCCTCCCTGTGATGGAGGGGAATATATAGTCTTGTCGTCAGTTTTCTCTGTAGAAGAGCTATCCTCTCCCCTCCCTTCAGGGAGGGGTTGGGGGTGGGTCTGAATACTGTCGATAATCCTTCTAATTTGCGGCACATCCACGCCATTCACCACCACATTCTGCTCAGCAGGAGCAGGCGTTTTCATAATCTGCGTCAGCGCCGTGGCCAGCGTCACCTCGTCACAGAAGTTCACATGACCGCGTTTCAGGAATTCCTGAACCTCAGGACCTGCAGTACTCACACTTGGAAGAATGGGGAAAATAGGTTTCTTACACTCTTGAATCTTTTTATGCAAGACGTCATAGACCTCAAATATCTTCACCAGCCCAGGCGTGCCAAAAATCACCATGATGGCATCGATATTATCCATCCGCTCACAGTAGTCGATAGCAATACCCAGATGTTCGGCCGTTCCTGTAGCCAGGATATCAATCGGGTTGGCCACACTACTGCCAGGCAGCAACTTTCCTTTCAGCTCTTCGGCCACAGGTCCCGTAAGCGGCGGTACGTTCATACCACCTTTCGACAGCGCATCCGTGAGCATCACGCCAGGACCACCGGCATGTGTGACGATGGCAAAGTTCAGGCCGCCCTCTCTTTGAGGCAAAGGGGGAAGACAGAGGATGCACCCCACCGTAGTGAGTTCCTCACGACTAAAGCAGCGCACGATACCTGCCTTGCGGAACAGTGCCTCTACGGCAGAGTCGCTGCTGGCGATGGCACCTGTATGACTGCTGGCCGCACGACTGCCGGCTTGCGATGAACCGGCCTTGATAGCGGCAATACGACACCCTTTCTTGATGAGCGACGTAGCGTGAAACAACAATTTATCCGGATCGGCAATATTTTCAATATACAGCAACTTCACCAGCGAGTCGCGCTCGGCATCGAAATGCTCGTCCATATATTCCAACACCGTCTCGATACCATTCTGCTTACCGTTACCGATAGACCAGACGCTATTAAACTGCAGTCCCTTGCTCACTGCACTCTCAAGGATAAACACCGCCGTGGCACCAGAGCCCGAAATAAAGTCAACACCCTTTGGATTGAGGTTGGGTATAGGACGCGTGAAGACAGAGTGATGCCAGCGTGTGAGCAGTCCGATACAGTTGGGACCTATCAGCGCACAGCCATATTGGTCACAGATATCCAGAATGCGCTGTTCAAGCAGAGCACCCTCATGGGTCTCCTCGCTAAATCCAGCAGATATAATAATGAACGCACGCACCTGCTTCTCCTTGGCCAGCAGTTCCACGTAGTCAGGACAATACTTGGCGGCCACCACCAGGATAGCCAAGTCCGTTGGCGGCAATTCCTGCGCATCATGGAAGGCCTTGATACCCTGCACCTCGTCCTCCTTGGGATTCACTACACGCAGCGTACCCTCGTAGCCACCACTCAACAGATTACGCACTACGGCGCCACCAGGTTTATGCACATTATTGGAGCCGCCAATCACCACGATGCTCTCTGGCTGAAGAAGTTGCTTGTTTATCATAGCGTTTTTAGTATTTTGTTGCAAAAATAATACAATTCAGGGAAAAGGCAAAAAGTTTCAAGAGGATTTTTTGGCTGAAAGCATTATTTGTTGTACTTTTGCACTACACAAACCTAAAAACATAGACATGATTTGGAATCCTAACAAAGAGTGCATGAGCCGCGACGAGATGAGCGCGCTGCAAGGCAAACGCCTACACAAAATTGTAGAGTATGTGTACCATAATGTTCCTTTCTATCGCAATAAGTTGCAAGAGATGGACATTCGTCCAGATGACATCCAGACCATCGAGGACATCAAGAAGTTGCCATTTACCACGAAGCAAGACCTGCGCGACAACTATCCCTTTGGTCTCCAGGCAGCCCCGCAGAGCGAGATAATCCGTATCCACGCCTCAAGTGGCACCACAGGAAAGCCTACTATCGTGGGATATACACGTAAGGATATCGGTATATGGAGCGAGACCATGGCTCGCTGTCTGACAGCCTTTGGCGTGTCGCGCGATGACATTTTCTCTGTGGCCTATGGCTATGGCCTGTTTACCGGTGGACTGGGTGCCCACTATGGTGTGGAACATCTGGGAGCCAGCGTCATCCCTGCCGGCACGGGTAACACAGAGAAACACCTGAAACTGATTCGCGACCTGGGCATCACCGGTATTGCCTGCACCCCGTCGTACGCCCTCTATCTGGCCGAGACGATGGAGAAGATTGGCATCAGCAAAGACGATATCCGACTGCGTATCGGTGCTTTTGGTGCTGAGCCATGGACAGAGCAGATGCGCAAGGAGATTGAGAATAAACTGGGACTGAAAGGCTATAACATCTATGGTCTGTCAGAGATTATGGGTCCCAGCGTGAGCTATGAGTGCCAGATGCAGAATGGTTCACACATCAATGAGGACCATTTCTATCCGGAAATAATCAATCCCACCACACTGGAGCCCCTACCCTTGGGACAGACGGGCGAGTTGGTGTTTACCACACTGACCAAAGAAGGTATGCCGTTGCTGCGCTATCGCACACGCGACCTCTGCTCTCTGATACCAGGCACCTGCGACTGCGGTCGTACCAACGTACGCATGGGTCGCATCCAGGGTCGAAGCGACGATATGCTGATTATCCGCGGTATCAACGTATTCCCATCACAGGTGGAGAGCGTCATCCTGTCGCTGCCTGAGTTTGCTCCACGCTACATGCTGATTGTGGATCGTGAGAAGAACCTCGACACGCTGCTTGTTCAGGCTGAATTACGTCAGGAGGTATTTACCTCTACCTTCGACACACCTGCCGCTGTTGATGCCCTGGAGAAGAAGTTGGCCGCTAAATTAAAGAGCGTGCTCAGCATCGCCGCCAAGGTACAGCTCAAAGCACCAGGCACCATTGAGCGCAGTCAGGGTAAGAGCGCCCACGTGATAGATAATAGAAAACTGTAGACCCACCCCCAGCCCCTCCCTGTGAGGGAGGGGAGTAGATAGTTGAAGCTTAGAATGAGTTACAAAACTGCTATTCCTAACAGTTATGGAGTGCTTAAAGCGCATGCACGCGAAAACAGGAAGAATCCAACCCCTGCAGAAACTATTCTATGGGA
Proteins encoded:
- a CDS encoding acetate--CoA ligase family protein; its protein translation is MINKQLLQPESIVVIGGSNNVHKPGGAVVRNLLSGGYEGTLRVVNPKEDEVQGIKAFHDAQELPPTDLAILVVAAKYCPDYVELLAKEKQVRAFIIISAGFSEETHEGALLEQRILDICDQYGCALIGPNCIGLLTRWHHSVFTRPIPNLNPKGVDFISGSGATAVFILESAVSKGLQFNSVWSIGNGKQNGIETVLEYMDEHFDAERDSLVKLLYIENIADPDKLLFHATSLIKKGCRIAAIKAGSSQAGSRAASSHTGAIASSDSAVEALFRKAGIVRCFSREELTTVGCILCLPPLPQREGGLNFAIVTHAGGPGVMLTDALSKGGMNVPPLTGPVAEELKGKLLPGSSVANPIDILATGTAEHLGIAIDYCERMDNIDAIMVIFGTPGLVKIFEVYDVLHKKIQECKKPIFPILPSVSTAGPEVQEFLKRGHVNFCDEVTLATALTQIMKTPAPAEQNVVVNGVDVPQIRRIIDSIQTHPQPLPEGRGEDSSSTEKTDDKTIYSPPSQGGAKGWVSPSIVHDLLAAAGIPTVPEFVSADKDEIVAFAERVGYPVVVKVVGPVHKSDVGGVTLNIHSQQVLSAEFDRMMQIPDATAVMVQKMIRGTELFIGAKYEPRFGHVVLCGLGGIFVEVLKDVSSGLAPLSYEEAYSMIRSLRGYKILKGTRGQRGINERKYAEIIVRLSTLLRFATEIKEMDINPLLADGDDIIAVDARILVEK
- a CDS encoding phenylacetate--CoA ligase family protein is translated as MIWNPNKECMSRDEMSALQGKRLHKIVEYVYHNVPFYRNKLQEMDIRPDDIQTIEDIKKLPFTTKQDLRDNYPFGLQAAPQSEIIRIHASSGTTGKPTIVGYTRKDIGIWSETMARCLTAFGVSRDDIFSVAYGYGLFTGGLGAHYGVEHLGASVIPAGTGNTEKHLKLIRDLGITGIACTPSYALYLAETMEKIGISKDDIRLRIGAFGAEPWTEQMRKEIENKLGLKGYNIYGLSEIMGPSVSYECQMQNGSHINEDHFYPEIINPTTLEPLPLGQTGELVFTTLTKEGMPLLRYRTRDLCSLIPGTCDCGRTNVRMGRIQGRSDDMLIIRGINVFPSQVESVILSLPEFAPRYMLIVDREKNLDTLLVQAELRQEVFTSTFDTPAAVDALEKKLAAKLKSVLSIAAKVQLKAPGTIERSQGKSAHVIDNRKL